One Budorcas taxicolor isolate Tak-1 chromosome 6, Takin1.1, whole genome shotgun sequence DNA segment encodes these proteins:
- the PLA2G12A gene encoding group XIIA secretory phospholipase A2, translating into MALLAVLLVLFLTAAGRCQEQAQTTDWRATLKTIRNGVHKIDMYLNAALDLLGGEDGLCQYKCSDGSKPFPRYGYKPSPPNGCGSPLFGVHLNIGIPSLTKCCNQHDRCYETCGKSKNDCDEAFQSCLSKICRDVQKTLGLAQHVQACETTVELLFDSVIHLGCKPYLDSQRAACRCRYEEKTDL; encoded by the exons ATGGCCCTGCTCGCCGTCCTCCTGGTCCTCTTCTTGACCGCCGCTGGGAGGTGCCAGGAGCAAGCCCAGACCACCGACTGGAGGGCCACCCTGAAGACCATCCGGAACGGCGTTCACAAGATTGACATGTACCTGAACGCCGCCCTGGACCTCCTGGGAGGCGAGGATGGGCTCTGCCAGTATAAGTGCAGTGACG GATCTAAGCCTTTCCCACGTTATGGATATAAACCCTCCCCACCGAATGGATGTGGCTCCCCACTGTTTGGTGTtcat CTTAACATCGGCATCCCTTCCCTGACAAAGTGCTGCAACCAACACGACCGGTGCTATGAGACCTGCGGCAAAAGCAAAAACGACTGCGATGAGGCGTTTCAGTCTTGCCTGTCCAAGATTTGCAGAGATGTGCAGAAAACACTGGGGCTGGCTCAGCACGTGCAGG CCTGTGAAACCACCGTGGAACTCTTGTTTGACAGCGTTATACACTTAGGCTGTAAGCCGTACTTGGACAGCCAACGAGCCGCGTGTAGGTGTCGCTACGAAGAAAAAACCGATCTTTGA